In Castanea sativa cultivar Marrone di Chiusa Pesio chromosome 6, ASM4071231v1, a single window of DNA contains:
- the LOC142641333 gene encoding transcription factor DIVARICATA-like isoform X2 gives MSSSNWFMSTEWTKEENKAFESALAMFDQESPDRWVHIAQMIPGKTVWDVMKKYEELIDDVKDIEEGRVPIPVYLASSFTLELVDNRNFDAYRKRSSRAGGADQERKKGVPWTEEEHRRFLMGLLKYGKGDWRNISRNYVISKTPTQVASHAQKYFIRQHSGGKDKRRPSIHDITTVNLTDTTSEDNKPPSYDQSSVFQPQQKPTSTPRMSLDWNQPNDEAVMVFGATHGNHLMSSPYEFGSNDFKVQGHNLYGSAHYGALTKPHNSVFQFQPSRHQIHG, from the exons ATGTCAAGCTCCAATTGGTTTATGAGCACTGAATGGACTAAAGAAGAGAACAAGGCCTTTGAGAGTGCTCTTGCTATGTTTGATCAGGAATCTCCTGACCGATGGGTACATATAGCCCAAATGATCCCAGGGAAGACTGTGTGGGATGTGATGAAGAAATATGAGGAGTTGATAGATGATGTTAAGGATATAGAAGAAGGGCGGGTTCCGATTCCGGTTTACCTTGCCTCTTCTTTCACTCTAGAGTTGGTGGATAACCGAAACTTTGATGCCTACAGAAAAAGGTCTTCAAGAGCTGGGGGTGCTGATCAGGAAAGGAAGAAAGGGGTACCTTGGACAGAAGAAGAGCACAG GCGGTTTCTGATGGGGCTTCTAAAATACGGTAAAGGGGACTGGAGAAATATCTCCCGGAACTATGTAATCTCTAAGACTCCAACTCAAGTGGCAAGTCATGCTCAGAAGTACTTTATTAGGCAACATTCTGGAGGTAAAGATAAGAGGAGGCCAAGCATCCATGACATCACAACTGTCAATCTCACAGACACTACATCAGAAGATAATAAGCCTCCCTCATATGATCAATCTTCTGTATTTCAACCGCAGCAAAAGCCCACCAGCACACCAAGAATGTCACTTGATTGGAATCAACCTAACGATGAAGCAGTCATGGTTTTCGGCGCCACTCACGGAAACCATTTAATGTCATCTCCATATGAGTTTGGCTCCAATGACTTTAAAGTGCAAGGGCACAATCTGTATGGCAGTGCTCATTATGGAGCTCTTACCAAACCGCACAACTCAGTGTTTCAATTCCAACCCTCAAGACATCAAATACATGGATAA
- the LOC142641333 gene encoding transcription factor DIVARICATA-like isoform X1: METLYPASFMSSSNWFMSTEWTKEENKAFESALAMFDQESPDRWVHIAQMIPGKTVWDVMKKYEELIDDVKDIEEGRVPIPVYLASSFTLELVDNRNFDAYRKRSSRAGGADQERKKGVPWTEEEHRRFLMGLLKYGKGDWRNISRNYVISKTPTQVASHAQKYFIRQHSGGKDKRRPSIHDITTVNLTDTTSEDNKPPSYDQSSVFQPQQKPTSTPRMSLDWNQPNDEAVMVFGATHGNHLMSSPYEFGSNDFKVQGHNLYGSAHYGALTKPHNSVFQFQPSRHQIHG; the protein is encoded by the exons ATGGAAACTCTATATCCAGCTTCGTTTATGTCAAGCTCCAATTGGTTTATGAGCACTGAATGGACTAAAGAAGAGAACAAGGCCTTTGAGAGTGCTCTTGCTATGTTTGATCAGGAATCTCCTGACCGATGGGTACATATAGCCCAAATGATCCCAGGGAAGACTGTGTGGGATGTGATGAAGAAATATGAGGAGTTGATAGATGATGTTAAGGATATAGAAGAAGGGCGGGTTCCGATTCCGGTTTACCTTGCCTCTTCTTTCACTCTAGAGTTGGTGGATAACCGAAACTTTGATGCCTACAGAAAAAGGTCTTCAAGAGCTGGGGGTGCTGATCAGGAAAGGAAGAAAGGGGTACCTTGGACAGAAGAAGAGCACAG GCGGTTTCTGATGGGGCTTCTAAAATACGGTAAAGGGGACTGGAGAAATATCTCCCGGAACTATGTAATCTCTAAGACTCCAACTCAAGTGGCAAGTCATGCTCAGAAGTACTTTATTAGGCAACATTCTGGAGGTAAAGATAAGAGGAGGCCAAGCATCCATGACATCACAACTGTCAATCTCACAGACACTACATCAGAAGATAATAAGCCTCCCTCATATGATCAATCTTCTGTATTTCAACCGCAGCAAAAGCCCACCAGCACACCAAGAATGTCACTTGATTGGAATCAACCTAACGATGAAGCAGTCATGGTTTTCGGCGCCACTCACGGAAACCATTTAATGTCATCTCCATATGAGTTTGGCTCCAATGACTTTAAAGTGCAAGGGCACAATCTGTATGGCAGTGCTCATTATGGAGCTCTTACCAAACCGCACAACTCAGTGTTTCAATTCCAACCCTCAAGACATCAAATACATGGATAA